In the Hordeum vulgare subsp. vulgare chromosome 7H, MorexV3_pseudomolecules_assembly, whole genome shotgun sequence genome, one interval contains:
- the LOC123410013 gene encoding peroxidase 2-like has translation MATAWLKLSIALTCALLLSSACHGLQVGYYKKTCPRVEAIVRDEVKRFVYKNAGIGAGLIRMFFHDCFVQGCDGSVLLDPTPANPQPEKLSPPNFPSLRGFEVIDAAKDAVEKACPGVVSCADIVAFAGRDAAYFLTRMTMKINMPAGRLDGRISNSTEALDNLPPPFFNLDQLIASFAAKGLTAEDMVVLSGAHSIGVSHCSSFVSDRLDVPSDINTGFANVLRRQCPASPSPANDPTVNQDVVTPNALDNKYYKNVLAHKVLFTSDAALLATSATTQMVRDSANIPGQWEAKFNKAMVKMGAIEVKTGNQGEIRRNCRVVNH, from the coding sequence ATGGCTACCGCCTGGCTTAAGCTTTCTATTGCGCTGACATGCGCATTGCTTTTGTCGTCCGCGTGCCATGGCCTGCAGGTGGGCTACTACAAGAAGACATGCCCCCGCGTGGAGGCCATAGTGAGGGACGAGGTGAAGAGGTTCGTCTACAAGAACGCCGGCATCGGCGCCGGGCTCATCCGCATGTTCTTCCACGACTGCTTCGTGCAGGGATGCGACGGCTCAGTCCTCCTCGACCCGACGCCGGCTAACCCGCAGCCGGAGAAGCTGAGCCCTCCCAACTTCCCCAGCCTCCGGGGCTTCGAGGTGATCGACGCGGCCAAGGACGCCGTCGAGAAGGCATGCCCCGGCGTCGTCTCCTGCGCGGACATCGTCGCCTTCGCCGGCCGTGACGCAGCCTACTTCCTCACCaggatgacgatgaagatcaacATGCCGGCGGGCCGCCTCGACGGGCGCATTTCCAACTCCACGGAGGCTCTCGACAACCTGCCGCCCCCGTTCTTCAACCTCGACCAGCTCATCGCCAGCTTCGCCGCCAAGGGCCTCACCGCGGAGGACATGGTCGTGCTCTCTGGCGCCCACAGCATTGGGGTGTCCCATTGCTCATCCTTCGTCTCCGATCGTCTCGACGTCCCCTCCGACATCAACACTGGCTTTGCCAACGTGCTGAGGAGGCAATGCCCCGCTAGCCCAAGCCCGGCCAACGATCCCACGGTGAACCAGGACGTGGTGACCCCCAACGCGCTCgacaacaagtactacaagaacgtccTGGCGCACAAGGTGCTCTTCACGTCGGATGCCGCTCTTCTTGCTACGTCGGCCACGACCCAGATGGTGCGCGACAGTGCCAACATTCCCGGGCAATGGGAGGCCAAGTTTAACAAGGCGATGGTCAAGATGGGAGCCATCGAAGTGAAGACCGGTAACCAGGGAGAGATCAGGAGGAACTGCAGGGTCGTCAACCACTGA